GAATACCGGTGAAGCGCAGGTCCTCGCCCTCGGTGAAGGTGTCACCGATCTGGATGGTACCGTGGTTGTGCAAGCCGATGATGTCGCCGGCAAAGGCTTCTTCCACATTGTCCCGCTCCCCGGCCAGGAACGTCAGCGCATCGGAGATACGCACTTCCTTGCCGGTACGGCACTGCTTGAGCTTGATGCCCTTCTGATATTTGCCGGAACAGATGCGCATGAAAGCGATCCGGTCGCGGTGACGCGGATCCATATTGGCCTGGATCTTGAACACAAAGCCGGTCATCTTCGGCTCTTCCGCTTCCACCTGGCGTTCCACCGCTTCCCGCGACTGCGGCGGCGGCGCCCATTTCACCAGGCCATCGAGCATGTGATCGACGCCGAAATTGCCCAGGGCGGTACCGAAGAACACCGGGGTCAGCCGGCCGTCCAGGAACCGCTCCAGATCGAAATCGTGGCTGGCGCCGCGCACCAGTTCCAGCATGTCACGCAGTTCCTGGGCGTAGTCCGCCCCCACCGCCTGATCCAGTTCCGGATTAGTCAGGCCCTTGATCTCGCGCACGTCCTGGATGGTATGGCCCTGGCCGGTCTTATACAGCACGGTGGTATCGCGCAGCAGGTTGTAGACGCCCTTGAAGCTCTTGCCCATACCGATCGGCCAGGTCACCGGGGCGCACTCGATATTGAGAACGTCCTCGATCTCGTCCAGCACCTCGATGGGATCACGCACGTCGCGGTCCAGCTTGTTGATGAAAGTGAGGATCGGTGTGTCGCGCAGCCGGCACACCTCCATCAGCTTGACGGTTCGCTCCTCCACGCCCTTGGCGGCGTCGATCACCATCAAGGCGGAATCCACCGCGGTCAGGGTGCGATAGGTGTCCTCGGAGAAATCGGCGTGCCCCGGCGTGTCGAGCAGATTGACCATGGCACCCTGGTAGGGGAACTGCATCACCGAGGTGGTCACGGAAATCCCCCGCTCCTTCTCCATCTCCATCCAGTCGGAGGTGGCGTGACGGCCGGATTTCTTCCCCTTCACCGTGCCCGCCAGCTGGATCTGGTTGCCGTACAGCAGCAGCTTCTCGGTAATGGTGGTCTTACCGGCGTCCGGGTGAGAGATGATGGCGAAAGTGCGCCGTTTGTGGATTTCGTCGATGGGCTTCATAGCGATCTCGGTCTGCGTCGGCGCG
This sequence is a window from Alloalcanivorax dieselolei B5. Protein-coding genes within it:
- the prfC gene encoding peptide chain release factor 3; the protein is MKPIDEIHKRRTFAIISHPDAGKTTITEKLLLYGNQIQLAGTVKGKKSGRHATSDWMEMEKERGISVTTSVMQFPYQGAMVNLLDTPGHADFSEDTYRTLTAVDSALMVIDAAKGVEERTVKLMEVCRLRDTPILTFINKLDRDVRDPIEVLDEIEDVLNIECAPVTWPIGMGKSFKGVYNLLRDTTVLYKTGQGHTIQDVREIKGLTNPELDQAVGADYAQELRDMLELVRGASHDFDLERFLDGRLTPVFFGTALGNFGVDHMLDGLVKWAPPPQSREAVERQVEAEEPKMTGFVFKIQANMDPRHRDRIAFMRICSGKYQKGIKLKQCRTGKEVRISDALTFLAGERDNVEEAFAGDIIGLHNHGTIQIGDTFTEGEDLRFTGIPHFAPELFRRVVLNDPLKSKQLHKGLTQLAEEGATQVFFPLRNNDVVLGAVGTLQFDVVAARLKAEYGVECRYEQVNVTTARWMEADSERELASFERKAYDNLARDGAGHLTYLAPTRVNLQLTEERHPEIRFLETREI